In one window of Saprospiraceae bacterium DNA:
- the pepT gene encoding peptidase T translates to MFQHTAKERFLRYVTIDTQSDPNSPTQPSTEKQKNLSRLLVQELKAMGVADAELDEHGYVYATIPANTDKKVPVICFCAHVDTSPDCSGEGVKPIVHANYKGQDLVLPDDPSVVIRKAEHEDLQHQIGHDIITASGTTLLGADNKAGVAAIMDAAYILLNNKQLRHGKIRILFTPDEEIGRGVDKVNLKKLGAKYGYTIDGETAGSIEDETFSADAATVTVHGVSAHPGFAKGKMENALKIAARIAAKLPDKLSPEHTEGRQGFIHPMHFEGNLEKATIKLIIRDFTESGLKRHAKTLQKIVDGVMKNFPNSHAEVKVSEQYRNMGKVLRRHPQVVAYALEALQRAGFKTPLKRAIRGGTDGSRLSFMGLPCPNIFAGEHAFHSKQEWVSVQDMEKAAETMVHLAQVWEERS, encoded by the coding sequence ATGTTTCAACACACAGCCAAAGAGCGTTTCCTCCGCTACGTCACCATTGACACTCAGAGCGACCCCAACAGCCCAACCCAGCCCAGCACGGAAAAACAAAAAAACCTGTCTCGCTTGCTCGTCCAAGAATTGAAAGCCATGGGCGTCGCCGACGCCGAATTGGACGAGCATGGCTACGTTTATGCCACCATCCCCGCCAATACCGACAAAAAAGTGCCGGTCATTTGTTTTTGCGCCCATGTGGATACTTCGCCCGATTGTTCGGGAGAAGGCGTGAAACCCATCGTTCACGCCAACTACAAAGGACAAGACCTTGTGCTGCCCGACGACCCCTCCGTAGTCATTCGCAAGGCAGAGCACGAAGATTTGCAACACCAAATAGGCCACGACATCATCACGGCCAGCGGCACCACGCTCTTGGGCGCCGACAACAAGGCCGGCGTGGCTGCCATCATGGATGCCGCGTACATCCTGCTGAACAACAAACAATTGAGACACGGAAAAATCCGCATCCTCTTCACACCCGACGAGGAAATCGGACGCGGCGTGGACAAGGTCAATCTGAAAAAACTCGGCGCCAAATATGGCTATACCATTGACGGAGAAACCGCTGGCAGCATCGAAGACGAAACCTTCAGCGCTGATGCCGCCACCGTCACAGTGCATGGCGTGTCGGCGCACCCCGGTTTCGCAAAAGGCAAAATGGAGAATGCCCTGAAAATCGCCGCCCGCATCGCTGCCAAACTCCCCGACAAACTAAGCCCCGAACACACCGAAGGGCGGCAGGGGTTTATCCATCCGATGCACTTTGAGGGCAATCTGGAAAAAGCGACCATCAAACTCATAATACGCGACTTCACGGAAAGCGGCCTGAAGCGCCACGCCAAAACCCTTCAAAAAATCGTGGATGGCGTGATGAAAAACTTCCCCAACTCACACGCCGAAGTCAAAGTCTCCGAACAATACCGCAACATGGGCAAAGTGCTGCGCCGACACCCACAGGTGGTCGCCTATGCGCTCGAAGCACTTCAACGTGCGGGGTTCAAAACCCCGCTCAAGCGTGCCATACGAGGCGGCACCGACGGCTCCCGGCTTTCTTTCATGGGCTTGCCATGCCCCAACATCTTCGCGGGCGAGCACGCATTTCACTCCAAACAAGAATGGGTGTCGGTGCAAGACATGGAAAAGGCAGCCGAAACGATGGTGCACTTGGCACAGGTGTGGGAAGAGCGGAGCTGA
- a CDS encoding carboxypeptidase regulatory-like domain-containing protein — MRKHFTLLALFLGLFAEAQISDGGMPLAFSPDYQSLLSQKTPATVVLPVLDVQKARKEDADTPGQERFAAPMTADISMEKDGTWTTLPNGARVWQCEVQSPGALGLALLFDQFRLPAGGRLFAYTPDGKTVKGAYTERSCVPSGKFTIGLLPGATVRLEYFEPADAKGQTQLHLHRVDVAYEPAGLLDFGDALPCNINVNCPQGAGWQSEKRGVARILMVFSNGLGWCSGTLIANTAGTAEPYFLSAHHCQLIGQNPNFDFWIFDFDYEAPGCANPPSEPAFKSVLGCERIAFRAETDFMLLRLSPLPGNYGLWFNGWSRDTTGVNHSTFIHHPAGDIKKISVDTAEAVIHPQALNWGGIFGISPAYSHWKVAPDFGIFQQGSSGSPLFDPNKRIIGQLHGGSRNQFDPCLDNVTYWGRFDFSWSQGASPQTRLRDWLDTGNLNPSTLNGYPQPTPPTFSISGTVQTHWGLPMPGVKVTITGGGNATILTDDSGHYQFDDMPLGNSYVIKPSYDTSDLNGVSTFDLLLISRHILGLEPFDSPWKTIAADANKSNSVTTFDVVEIRKLILGIYQKLPNLPAWRFFPATATFSDPAMPFSGNLPPESITIPNLQGDFPNVNFKGLKVGDVNNSALPGQ, encoded by the coding sequence ATGAGAAAACATTTTACCCTGCTCGCCCTATTCCTCGGACTCTTTGCCGAAGCCCAAATCAGCGACGGAGGCATGCCTTTGGCTTTCTCGCCCGACTATCAATCGCTTTTGTCGCAAAAAACACCCGCGACGGTTGTTTTGCCCGTCTTGGATGTGCAAAAGGCTCGCAAAGAAGATGCTGACACGCCCGGTCAAGAGCGTTTTGCGGCACCGATGACGGCGGATATTTCCATGGAAAAAGACGGCACATGGACCACCCTGCCCAATGGCGCTCGCGTGTGGCAGTGCGAGGTGCAATCGCCCGGCGCGTTGGGGCTGGCCTTGTTGTTCGACCAGTTCCGGTTGCCCGCTGGAGGCCGCTTGTTTGCCTACACGCCCGATGGGAAAACGGTGAAAGGCGCTTACACGGAGCGAAGCTGTGTCCCTTCCGGCAAATTCACCATCGGGCTGCTGCCCGGCGCTACGGTGCGCCTCGAGTATTTTGAGCCAGCAGATGCGAAAGGGCAAACCCAATTGCACCTGCATCGCGTGGACGTGGCTTATGAGCCTGCCGGATTGCTCGATTTTGGGGATGCCCTGCCTTGCAACATAAACGTCAACTGCCCTCAGGGTGCCGGATGGCAAAGTGAAAAAAGGGGCGTGGCACGCATTCTCATGGTATTTTCCAATGGGCTCGGCTGGTGTTCGGGCACGTTGATTGCCAACACCGCCGGCACTGCGGAGCCTTACTTTTTGAGTGCGCACCACTGCCAATTGATTGGCCAAAACCCCAACTTCGATTTTTGGATTTTCGATTTCGACTATGAGGCACCCGGCTGTGCCAACCCGCCTAGCGAGCCTGCCTTCAAATCCGTGTTGGGTTGCGAGCGCATTGCTTTTCGAGCCGAAACAGATTTCATGCTCCTCCGGCTAAGCCCCCTGCCGGGCAATTATGGCCTATGGTTCAATGGTTGGAGCCGCGACACGACGGGGGTCAACCACAGCACGTTCATCCATCATCCGGCGGGCGACATCAAAAAAATATCGGTGGACACGGCGGAAGCAGTCATCCATCCGCAGGCGCTCAACTGGGGCGGCATTTTTGGCATCAGTCCCGCCTACAGCCACTGGAAGGTGGCACCCGATTTTGGCATTTTCCAACAAGGCTCGTCAGGCAGCCCATTGTTTGACCCCAATAAACGCATCATCGGTCAGCTCCACGGCGGCAGCCGCAACCAATTTGACCCCTGTCTCGACAACGTCACCTATTGGGGGCGGTTCGATTTTTCATGGAGCCAAGGTGCCAGCCCACAAACGCGCCTCCGAGACTGGCTCGACACCGGAAACCTCAACCCCTCCACGCTCAATGGCTACCCGCAACCCACACCACCCACTTTTTCCATTTCCGGCACCGTGCAAACGCATTGGGGGCTGCCCATGCCCGGTGTGAAGGTCACCATCACGGGAGGGGGCAACGCAACGATTCTGACGGATGATTCGGGGCATTACCAGTTTGACGATATGCCGCTCGGAAACAGTTATGTCATCAAGCCATCGTACGACACCAGCGACTTGAACGGCGTGAGCACCTTTGATTTGTTGCTTATTTCGAGGCATATCTTGGGACTTGAGCCATTCGATTCGCCGTGGAAGACCATCGCCGCCGATGCCAACAAAAGCAACTCGGTGACCACCTTCGATGTGGTCGAGATTCGCAAGCTCATTCTCGGCATTTACCAAAAACTGCCCAACCTCCCCGCGTGGCGCTTCTTCCCGGCCACCGCCACTTTTTCCGACCCCGCCATGCCATTCTCTGGAAACCTCCCGCCGGAGAGCATCACGATTCCGAACCTTCAAGGCGATTTCCCAAACGTCAATTTTAAAGGGCTAAAAGTGGGGGATGTGAACAACTCGGCCTTGCCGGGCCAATAG
- a CDS encoding T9SS type A sorting domain-containing protein, whose protein sequence is MAIDVGMPTNQFRDMLVADDTIIGYGLAYELVNNSWQQGLLLAKLDSSGKVWKTKLILDSSGDHLGIDKHWGKIVKTSDGGYAMTAAPFYSNSAVLIKTDSDFEVEFIKEYPDTVNLSNYAYTLIEVSGGYLLYGAIQRPDYYNDGFIRYVDKQGETIWFKYLSYSVYNNSILDIKQVNDSIYVAGIGTGASINPHTGFTSLLYFDLEGNELNYWASDIEPEIGYVRKIIPTNDGGIILFGLHKADFVSGTALFQPTLSKLDSNFQIEWVSHFGPIRSLVSYITLWDFAPTADGHYIGAGETLVKDGDDPTRRVGWLYKFSAGGDSLWERKVNAPFLPLYYTNSGFFGGVGVLSSGSIVAGGTTNEGNTKYCWLVKVTNDGCLDTLWCQTVTLLPPLIDAPIKLSVWPNPATDFIFIDANAPFEGEFILYDLESKIIHRQSFVNQLSVSVFNIPSGIYYGIIQNSAGYFERKKIVVLH, encoded by the coding sequence GTGGCAATTGATGTTGGGATGCCCACCAATCAATTCAGGGATATGCTCGTAGCTGATGACACCATTATCGGCTATGGTTTGGCATACGAACTGGTCAACAATAGCTGGCAACAAGGTTTGTTGCTCGCAAAATTGGATTCTTCCGGCAAGGTGTGGAAAACTAAATTGATACTTGATTCTTCAGGAGACCATCTGGGTATTGACAAGCACTGGGGCAAAATCGTCAAGACTTCCGACGGGGGCTACGCGATGACAGCCGCACCATTTTACAGCAACAGCGCCGTGCTGATAAAAACAGACAGCGACTTCGAGGTCGAGTTCATCAAGGAATACCCCGACACGGTGAACCTGAGCAACTACGCTTACACGCTAATTGAAGTATCTGGCGGTTATCTTCTATATGGTGCCATCCAGCGGCCTGACTACTACAACGACGGGTTTATCCGATATGTGGACAAGCAGGGTGAAACGATTTGGTTCAAGTACCTATCATATAGTGTTTACAACAACTCAATATTGGATATTAAGCAAGTCAATGACTCTATTTACGTTGCTGGAATCGGGACGGGAGCCAGTATAAACCCGCACACAGGTTTTACATCCTTGTTATATTTTGACCTCGAAGGAAATGAACTCAATTATTGGGCATCGGATATTGAGCCAGAAATTGGCTATGTGCGCAAAATCATTCCGACAAATGACGGAGGGATAATTTTGTTTGGCCTTCATAAGGCTGACTTTGTTAGCGGAACCGCATTGTTCCAGCCAACCCTATCAAAATTAGATTCCAACTTTCAAATCGAGTGGGTCAGCCATTTCGGCCCCATTCGGTCGCTGGTATCTTACATCACGCTGTGGGATTTTGCCCCCACGGCCGATGGCCACTACATCGGCGCGGGCGAGACGCTGGTGAAAGACGGCGACGACCCCACCCGTCGCGTGGGCTGGCTGTACAAGTTCTCTGCCGGTGGCGACAGCCTCTGGGAGCGCAAGGTGAACGCGCCCTTCCTGCCGCTCTACTACACCAACAGCGGCTTTTTCGGCGGCGTGGGCGTGCTATCGAGCGGGAGCATCGTGGCGGGCGGCACCACCAACGAGGGCAACACGAAGTATTGCTGGCTGGTGAAGGTGACCAACGACGGGTGCTTGGACACGCTGTGGTGCCAGACGGTGACGCTTCTTCCACCCCTAATTGATGCGCCGATAAAATTATCTGTCTGGCCTAACCCAGCAACTGATTTCATCTTTATAGATGCCAATGCTCCTTTTGAAGGGGAGTTTATTCTTTATGATTTAGAAAGCAAAATCATTCATAGGCAGTCCTTTGTCAATCAACTCTCTGTGAGTGTTTTCAATATTCCTAGCGGTATCTATTATGGGATAATACAAAATAGCGCAGGTTACTTTGAGCGCAAAAAGATTGTTGTCCTGCATTAA
- a CDS encoding T9SS type A sorting domain-containing protein, producing MLLIAAWLHPVCGQNSFNLAIPLQYPQGDIRHLTLDNDTIAGISIGFNNNVEWKQGVVLSKFDSSGNVLASNIVLDSLGDALAVGKAWGGIVKTSDGGYAAIAATVGRKSAFLIKLNNNLQVEFIKEYPDTVNLSNYAYTLIEVSGGYLLYGAIQRPDYYDDGFIRYVDKQGETIWFKYLSYSVYNNSILDIKQVNDSIYVAGIGTGASINPHTGFTSLLYFDLEGNELNYWASDIEPEIGYVRKIIPTNDGGIILFGLHKADFVSGTALFQPTLSKLDSNFQIEWVSHFGPIRSLVSYITLWDFAPTADGHYIGAGETLVKDGDDPTRRVGWLYKFSAGGDSLWERKVNAPFLPLYYTNSGFFGGVGVLSSGSIVAGGTTNEGNTDYCWLVKVTNDGCLDTLWCQTVVAAPEVPGDMMEVRVYPNPTKDILNIGYPVSGTPRLLQVFDFHGRLVLAIDLPAQSSQMSISTSQLSEGLYFVKLCGENTGSVKFIVSR from the coding sequence ATGCTCTTAATTGCCGCCTGGCTTCATCCGGTATGCGGACAGAACTCCTTTAACCTAGCTATACCGTTGCAGTATCCTCAGGGAGACATCAGGCACCTGACATTAGATAATGACACCATCGCCGGGATCAGTATCGGGTTCAACAATAATGTCGAATGGAAACAAGGAGTGGTGTTGTCAAAGTTCGACTCATCTGGAAATGTTCTCGCTTCCAATATAGTGCTGGATTCATTGGGCGATGCGCTGGCTGTTGGTAAAGCTTGGGGAGGAATCGTCAAGACCTCCGACGGCGGCTATGCCGCTATCGCAGCGACAGTAGGCAGGAAAAGCGCCTTTTTAATAAAGTTGAACAACAACCTGCAGGTCGAGTTCATCAAGGAATACCCCGACACGGTGAACCTGAGCAACTACGCTTACACGCTAATTGAAGTATCTGGCGGTTATCTTCTATATGGTGCCATCCAGCGGCCAGACTACTATGACGACGGGTTTATCCGATATGTGGACAAGCAGGGTGAAACGATTTGGTTCAAGTACCTATCATATAGTGTTTACAACAACTCAATATTGGATATTAAGCAAGTCAATGACTCTATTTACGTTGCTGGAATCGGGACGGGAGCCAGTATAAACCCGCACACAGGTTTTACATCCTTGTTATATTTTGACCTCGAAGGAAATGAACTCAATTATTGGGCATCGGATATTGAGCCAGAAATTGGCTATGTGCGCAAAATCATTCCGACAAATGACGGAGGGATAATTTTGTTTGGCCTTCATAAGGCTGACTTTGTTAGCGGAACCGCATTGTTCCAGCCAACCCTATCAAAATTAGATTCCAACTTTCAAATCGAGTGGGTCAGCCATTTCGGCCCCATTCGGTCGCTGGTATCTTACATCACGCTGTGGGATTTTGCCCCCACGGCCGATGGCCACTACATCGGCGCGGGCGAGACGCTGGTGAAAGACGGCGACGACCCCACCCGTCGCGTGGGCTGGCTGTACAAGTTCTCTGCCGGTGGCGACAGCCTCTGGGAGCGCAAGGTGAACGCGCCCTTCCTGCCGCTCTACTACACCAACAGCGGCTTTTTCGGCGGCGTGGGCGTGCTATCGAGCGGGAGCATCGTGGCGGGCGGCACCACCAACGAGGGCAACACCGACTACTGCTGGCTGGTGAAGGTGACCAACGACGGGTGCTTGGACACGCTGTGGTGCCAGACGGTGGTCGCCGCGCCGGAGGTGCCGGGCGATATGATGGAGGTAAGGGTTTACCCCAACCCGACAAAAGACATCTTAAACATCGGCTATCCTGTCTCTGGGACGCCAAGGCTGTTGCAGGTATTTGACTTTCATGGACGCTTGGTGCTGGCCATAGACCTCCCTGCACAATCCAGTCAAATGAGCATCTCCACCAGCCAGCTTTCGGAAGGCCTTTACTTCGTGAAACTCTGCGGCGAAAACACGGGGAGCGTCAAATTCATTGTCTCTCGCTAA
- a CDS encoding zinc-dependent metalloprotease has product MSLLNDAFNKHGIFFVGGYDACGSENAHLIETQIMGLYTIRDLVSGAANSDGIDIYIFGNTGFISGWAYAIPNTFFEIRGSEGGIPANETTAFVHEMGHLLGLLHTFESNCNESLPCPGGQAPCHCTGDFICDTPVTTDSLMCGVDTMAMNYMSYADSWSCRNSFSTEQVKRMRAYLATSSTLANVVLEPVTYPNVNPSSPSGNIIVESGELVISATLEMLPGATIRVKPGATLRVQSTITGACGKMWQGIIVEGDAFDPIQSPNKQGRVIVEGSGKIEHARCAIDVQDPDAPGGGTGGGIVKTLTSARLENNLIGIRFGQYTYQNSSSLVAPIFSVTNDYRGGSERPTFLQLNAIKGLSIRSGRFWDLRAQCPAPSLRAIGIDARNAGFRVSLSSHFENLYIGIRADKLTETNGSLSVSGSNFTGCYKDIELLSSGSFSVFGNNFEVKKPDACPSLPIEVIGVQIRGETTGFLFSGNDFYFDGEGFPTETLVGTDCVNLKDGLGNTILDNKYFKMTIGNRASGNNGYDSDGLLYLCNTNKNHDGLADFRIIGSIRRVQGDMAPSTQLIRPTGNTFTADYTAHCTIENLGPEIAYYFYNGDTIQDPGIPDGSGFPCVLGFEREPVGQPNESCADPEPPCFPCPGTEVSEWATNFHQNRQQWLTKTAAFPLLTDSAQRAAAVDSIRQLRLAMNQDGSRVLMQYSLDTLNIEIDSITHWLGLLQTHQTDVRLARHHFFTGDYAAFDTLWGQIPVKHELSGDAEDEFERLGEVYDTLRAHLSVGTQLDKLPHPTLETLKTWTNNCDEAGFLSEAILWRNGIEYGPDCSEEEERPSISTSVPLGEKNELTIYPNPATNVLHVEYPMLAKQGRLRIFNLQGQTVSDIPLYEKSLRISVQVSHFTPGIYLIELHHGQGLPFRKKVVVSQ; this is encoded by the coding sequence ATGAGTCTATTAAACGATGCGTTCAATAAGCATGGGATTTTTTTTGTGGGAGGGTATGATGCCTGCGGTTCTGAAAACGCACATCTGATTGAAACCCAGATAATGGGACTCTACACTATTCGGGATTTAGTATCCGGTGCCGCTAATTCAGACGGCATTGATATCTACATATTTGGCAATACCGGATTTATTTCGGGATGGGCATACGCTATCCCAAATACCTTCTTTGAAATACGGGGCAGTGAAGGAGGTATCCCTGCTAACGAAACTACTGCATTTGTGCATGAAATGGGGCATTTGCTTGGGCTTCTACACACTTTTGAGTCCAATTGCAATGAGTCCTTGCCATGTCCCGGTGGCCAGGCACCGTGTCACTGTACTGGCGATTTCATTTGTGACACACCTGTAACAACTGACAGTTTGATGTGTGGTGTGGATACAATGGCCATGAATTACATGAGCTATGCAGACAGTTGGTCTTGCCGAAACTCTTTTTCAACTGAACAAGTCAAGAGGATGAGAGCATACTTAGCAACTTCCTCAACTCTGGCAAATGTTGTGTTGGAGCCTGTAACCTACCCCAACGTCAATCCCTCAAGCCCTTCGGGCAACATCATAGTTGAGTCCGGCGAATTGGTCATCAGCGCGACCCTTGAAATGCTGCCCGGGGCTACCATCAGGGTCAAACCCGGCGCCACCTTGAGGGTTCAGTCCACTATTACAGGGGCTTGCGGAAAAATGTGGCAGGGCATCATTGTGGAAGGAGACGCCTTCGACCCCATTCAATCCCCGAACAAACAAGGGCGGGTCATCGTCGAAGGTAGCGGAAAAATAGAACACGCCCGCTGCGCCATTGATGTGCAAGACCCCGACGCGCCCGGCGGAGGCACGGGAGGCGGCATCGTGAAAACGTTGACGAGCGCCCGGCTCGAAAACAACCTCATTGGCATTCGCTTCGGCCAATACACCTATCAAAACAGCAGCAGCCTTGTCGCCCCCATTTTTTCCGTGACCAACGATTACCGGGGAGGCTCGGAGCGCCCCACTTTCCTGCAACTCAACGCAATAAAGGGGCTGAGCATACGCTCCGGACGTTTTTGGGACTTGCGCGCCCAATGTCCCGCACCTTCGTTGAGAGCCATCGGGATAGATGCTCGGAACGCCGGGTTCCGCGTGTCCCTGTCCAGTCATTTTGAAAATCTTTACATCGGCATACGCGCCGACAAATTGACGGAGACCAACGGGTCGCTCTCCGTGTCCGGCAGCAACTTCACCGGGTGTTACAAGGATATAGAGCTGCTCTCGTCCGGCAGCTTTTCCGTTTTTGGCAACAACTTCGAGGTCAAAAAGCCCGATGCCTGCCCCTCGCTCCCCATAGAAGTGATAGGGGTGCAGATAAGAGGGGAGACCACCGGCTTCCTGTTTTCGGGCAACGATTTTTACTTTGATGGCGAGGGCTTCCCGACCGAGACACTGGTCGGGACCGACTGCGTGAACCTCAAAGACGGCTTGGGCAACACCATCCTCGACAACAAATACTTCAAAATGACCATCGGCAACCGCGCTTCAGGCAACAACGGCTACGACAGCGACGGCCTGCTTTACCTTTGCAACACCAATAAAAACCACGATGGCTTGGCCGATTTTCGCATTATCGGCAGCATCAGGAGAGTGCAGGGGGACATGGCCCCATCCACTCAACTTATACGCCCCACCGGCAACACGTTCACCGCCGACTACACCGCGCACTGCACCATCGAAAATCTGGGGCCGGAAATAGCGTACTACTTCTATAACGGTGACACGATACAAGACCCCGGCATCCCGGATGGCTCGGGGTTTCCTTGCGTGTTAGGGTTTGAGAGGGAGCCAGTGGGTCAGCCCAACGAGAGCTGCGCCGACCCGGAGCCGCCGTGTTTTCCTTGCCCGGGCACGGAAGTGAGCGAATGGGCAACAAATTTCCACCAAAACCGCCAGCAATGGCTGACCAAAACGGCCGCTTTCCCCTTACTCACCGACTCCGCGCAACGTGCGGCGGCGGTCGACTCCATCAGGCAACTGCGCCTCGCCATGAACCAAGATGGCAGCCGGGTGCTGATGCAATACAGCCTCGACACCCTCAACATCGAAATAGACTCCATCACCCATTGGCTCGGCCTGTTACAAACCCATCAAACCGATGTACGCTTGGCCCGCCATCATTTCTTCACGGGCGATTATGCGGCCTTCGACACGTTGTGGGGGCAGATACCCGTCAAACACGAATTGAGCGGAGATGCTGAAGATGAGTTCGAGCGTTTAGGCGAAGTATATGACACGCTCCGCGCCCACCTTTCCGTGGGCACACAATTGGACAAGCTGCCACATCCGACCCTCGAAACACTAAAAACATGGACAAATAATTGCGACGAGGCGGGCTTTTTGTCGGAAGCAATACTGTGGAGGAATGGCATAGAGTATGGACCGGATTGTTCGGAAGAGGAAGAGCGACCCAGTATTTCAACTTCTGTACCATTGGGTGAGAAAAATGAGTTAACAATATATCCCAACCCGGCCACTAACGTGCTTCATGTAGAATACCCCATGCTTGCGAAGCAGGGAAGATTGCGCATCTTCAACCTTCAGGGGCAGACGGTCAGCGATATTCCGCTGTATGAAAAGTCTTTGCGAATTTCTGTTCAAGTCAGCCATTTTACGCCGGGCATCTACCTTATCGAACTTCATCACGGGCAAGGTCTGCCATTTCGTAAAAAAGTGGTCGTTTCTCAATAG
- a CDS encoding c-type cytochrome, with translation MRQITYNKGVRPLAVVAVAIAVCLLPQCKKDPPPGPASECDLTNIPYSPTPYTIKKPEHFPQVPVPSDNPMTLEGVQLGRRLFYDPILSGDSTMSCATCHFPQGSFTDNQAVSLGIDGTPGKRSAMSLLNIAYVSTALFWDGRVKTLEEQALLPVEDPIEMHATWPDVIERLKGHSEYPELFRKAFGITGCEKITKELAAKAIAQFERILISSGDSKFDRFVKGELDLEDNELRGKLMFFDEGQFIGLPDAQCFHCHGGITLTGGQFFNNGLDSVGDLNDFVDKGRGAVTGNKLDNGKFRTPTLRNIALTAPYMHDGRFKTLEEVLAQYNDNGFGVINEDPFVRTIGFPVGGHYTGLTPQQTADVIAFLHTLTDTTFINNPEVQNPFH, from the coding sequence ATGAGACAAATCACATACAACAAAGGAGTGAGACCATTGGCAGTGGTGGCAGTAGCCATCGCTGTATGCCTGTTGCCGCAATGCAAAAAAGACCCGCCGCCGGGGCCAGCCTCCGAGTGCGACCTCACCAACATACCTTATAGCCCCACTCCCTACACCATCAAAAAGCCGGAACATTTCCCGCAAGTGCCCGTCCCATCCGACAACCCAATGACGCTGGAAGGCGTGCAGCTGGGGCGGCGACTTTTTTACGACCCCATTCTTTCGGGCGATAGCACCATGTCATGCGCAACGTGCCATTTCCCGCAAGGAAGCTTCACGGACAATCAGGCCGTTTCTTTGGGCATAGACGGCACACCCGGCAAGCGCAGCGCCATGAGCCTGCTCAACATCGCGTATGTCAGCACCGCCCTTTTCTGGGATGGACGGGTGAAAACGCTGGAAGAGCAGGCGTTGCTCCCGGTGGAAGACCCCATCGAGATGCACGCCACTTGGCCCGATGTCATCGAACGGCTGAAAGGCCATTCCGAATATCCCGAGCTGTTCCGCAAGGCTTTTGGCATCACTGGCTGCGAAAAAATCACGAAAGAGTTGGCCGCAAAAGCCATTGCCCAATTCGAGCGCATCCTGATAAGTAGCGGCGACTCGAAGTTCGACCGATTTGTGAAAGGCGAGCTCGACTTGGAAGACAACGAGCTGCGCGGCAAACTGATGTTTTTTGACGAAGGTCAGTTCATCGGCCTCCCCGATGCCCAATGTTTTCACTGTCACGGAGGCATCACCCTGACGGGCGGGCAGTTTTTCAACAACGGTCTTGACAGCGTGGGCGACCTCAATGATTTTGTGGACAAAGGACGCGGCGCGGTGACGGGGAACAAACTCGACAATGGAAAATTCCGCACGCCCACGCTGCGCAACATCGCCCTCACCGCCCCCTATATGCACGACGGTCGTTTCAAGACACTGGAAGAGGTGCTGGCGCAGTACAACGACAACGGCTTCGGCGTCATCAATGAAGACCCGTTTGTTCGCACCATCGGTTTCCCTGTCGGCGGTCACTACACTGGTCTCACGCCGCAACAGACCGCCGATGTCATCGCGTTCCTACATACCCTGACCGACACTACTTTCATCAACAACCCCGAAGTGCAGAACCCGTTTCATTGA
- a CDS encoding 3'-5' exonuclease: MQINLTRDLVFFDVETTGLNVVRDRILQIALVKLHKNGQPLSELSMLINPGIPISEEAMAVHGITPKDLANKPVFAQVAQKIWDFIGDADLAGYNSNRFDVPMLMEEFARVGMEFDVSKRRLIDVQRIFYKMEPRTLKAAYRFYCSKELEDAHDALADVRATIDVFKGQISAYEGKDLLDEEGNLVPAPIKNDIQALHDFTNDLNFLDATQKLKVQPDGTVVFNFGKYVGQPVKEVLKKEKNYAHWILEKEFSSQVKQIIKKMMKEI, encoded by the coding sequence ATCCAAATCAACCTCACCCGCGACCTTGTTTTCTTCGATGTGGAGACCACCGGCCTCAACGTCGTGCGCGACCGCATCCTGCAAATCGCGTTGGTGAAGTTGCACAAAAACGGCCAGCCGCTCTCCGAACTGAGCATGCTCATCAACCCCGGCATCCCTATTTCCGAAGAAGCCATGGCCGTGCACGGCATCACGCCCAAGGACTTGGCCAACAAGCCCGTCTTTGCCCAAGTGGCCCAAAAAATTTGGGATTTCATCGGCGATGCCGACTTGGCGGGCTACAACTCCAACCGCTTCGACGTGCCGATGCTCATGGAAGAGTTCGCCCGCGTCGGGATGGAATTTGATGTGTCGAAGCGGCGTTTGATTGACGTTCAGCGTATCTTCTACAAAATGGAGCCGCGCACATTGAAAGCCGCCTACCGGTTTTATTGCAGCAAGGAGTTGGAAGATGCCCACGATGCGCTGGCCGACGTGCGCGCCACCATCGATGTCTTCAAAGGCCAAATCAGCGCCTACGAGGGCAAAGACCTGCTCGACGAGGAGGGCAACCTGGTGCCAGCCCCTATCAAAAACGACATTCAGGCGCTGCACGACTTCACCAACGATTTAAACTTTCTCGATGCCACCCAGAAACTCAAGGTTCAGCCCGACGGCACGGTGGTTTTCAATTTTGGAAAATACGTCGGCCAACCAGTGAAAGAGGTTTTGAAAAAAGAGAAAAACTACGCTCACTGGATTTTGGAAAAAGAGTTCTCCTCACAGGTGAAGCAAATTATCAAAAAGATGATGAAGGAAATATGA